TGTCACCCGTTCTACACCGGCAAGCAGAAGATTCTGGACACTGGCGGTCGCGTCGCCAAGTTCGAGAAGCGCTTCGGCAAGCAAGCCACCAAGTAAGTGTTCGAGCGGGTCGCCGCGCTGGTCGATGAACTGCGGTCGTTGGAGGCCGCTCTCGCCGACCCGGTCCTGCACTCCGACCCTGCGCGGGCGCGGGCGGTGGGCAAGCGACACGCGCAATTGCGTCCCGTCGTCCAGACCTACGAGCGCTGGCTGACCGTCGGTGAGGACGAGCAGGCGGCACGCGAACTGGCTGATGCGGACCCCGCCTTCGCTGTGGAGGCAGAGGAACTGGCGGCCGAGCGCGCCGATCTCGCTGAACGCCTGAGCGAACTGCTGGTGCCGCGCGATCCGCTCGACGATTCCGACGCCATCCTGGAGATCAAAGCCGGTGAGGGCGGCGACGAGTCCGCGCTGTTCGCCGGGGACCTGCTGCGCATGTACGAGCGGTACGCAACTGCGCGCGGCTGGCGCATGGAGGTCATCGACCTCGAGGAGACCGCGCTGGGCGGTGTCAAAGACGCGACCGTGTCCGTCAAGGCCAAGGGTCGCACCGAGGTCGACGACATGCCGTTCGCCCGGCTCAAGTGGGAGGCCGGTGTGCACCGGGTGCAGCGTGTGCCCGTCACCGAATCCCAGGGTCGGATCCACACCTCCGCGGCCGGGGTGCTGGTGTTCCCCGAGACCGAGGACGTGGCAATCAGCATCGACCCCAACGACCTGCGCATCGACGTCTACCGCTCGTCCGGCCCTGGCGGTCAGAGCGTGAACACCACCGACTCCGCCGTGCGGATCACACACGTGCCCACCGGCGTGGTCGTCTCGTGCCAGAACGAGAAGTCCCAACTGCAGAACAAGGAGCAGGCGATGCGCATCCTGCGGGCCAGGCTCGTGGCGCTCGCGGAGGAGGAGAAGGCCGCCGAGGCCTCCGCCACCCGCAAGGAGCAGGTGCGCACGGTCGACCGCTCCGAGCGCATCCGCACGTACAACTTCCCGGAGAACCGGATCTCCGACCACCGCACCGGGTTCAAGGCCTACAACCTCGAGCAGGTGCTCGCCGGCGACCTGGATCCGGTGATCCGCAGTTGTCTGGACGCCGACCTTGCGCAGCGGTTGGAGTCGGCGGAGTCGCTGTGAGCGTGCGCCGGCTCGTGGTGGGCAGGCTGCGTGACGCCGGCGTCCCGTCACCGGAGGCCGACGCGGACGCCCTCCTCACGTTCGTCACCGGCGACCGCAGTTTCGCGCCCGTCCTGTCCGATGCGCAGCGGGGTCATCTCGACGAGTTGGTCGCAGCGCGCTGCCGGCGGGTTCCGCTACAGCACCTGACCGGCACTGCCGGCTTCCGCTACCTCGATGTCCTGGTGGGACCGGGGGTGTTCGTGCCCCGCCCGGAGACCGAGGTGCTGGTCGACGTGGCATTGCGCGAGCCGTTCCGCAGTGCCGTGGACCTGTGCACCGGCAGTGCGGCGATTGCGCTGAGCCTGGCCACGGAAACCACGGCCGCCGTGGTGGCAGTGGAGGTCGACCCCGGTGCGCTGGAATGGGCGCGACGCAATGCCGCGGGCAGGGTCGAGGTGCTCCAGGCGGATGTCTGCGCCGATGACCTGAGCCACCTGGGGCCTGTCGACCTTGTGGTGAGCAACCCGCCCTACATCCCCGACGCCATGGTTCCGCGGGACCCGGAGGTGGCGCTGCACGACCCGCCGCTGGCTCTGTACGGCGGTGCTGACGGCCTTGACGTCGTGCGGTGCGTGATCGCCCAGGCGCGTCGCCTGCTGAGACCCGGGGCCGCCTGCTGCTCGAGCACGGCGAGCACCAGGCGGGCCAGATCCGGGCGTTGCTGGTCGGGTTCGCCGAGGTGACCACATGGCAGGACCTCACCGGACGCGACCGCATCACCGGCGGGCGCCTGGGCTGAGGAGCGGCGTGGCGACGGATCGACGCCCCCCTACTTGCCCAGCGCGGCCAGCACTTCCGCTGCCGGGATCGCCCCTTCGCGCACAACCTCGACCCCGGAGCGCAGGTCCACCACGGTGGACGCGGCGCCCCCGGACAACTCGCCGCCGTCCAGGCCGATCGACACGGCGCTGGAATCGCACGATGACAGTTGTGTCGGCGGGAGTTGGCCCGGGACCTGCGCGCCGGTGGCCGCGAGCGGTCCCACTTGCGCGACCAGTTGCAGCATCCACGGGTGCAGGGGCATGCGCAGGGCGACGGCGTCCGCCACCCCGGCCGTCCACGCCAGCGACAACTGCGGCTTCCCGATCAGGGTCAGCGGCCCCGGCCAGAAGGCGCTCGCCAGCACCTCGGCGTCGCGGGGCACCCGGCCCCACAGCGCGTGCATCGTGGTGCGGCGGTCGATGAAGACCGGGATGGCGGAGCCAGCGGGAATGCCGCGGACCTCGCGCATCCGTGCGACCCCGGTTGCCGAGAAGGCGTCGGTGAGCACCGCGTAGTGGAAATCCGCAGGGGCCAGGACCAGCCGACCCGAACGCAGGGCCGTCACCGCGGCGCGGGTTCCGGCCGCGCGCAGTTGCGGGTCGTCGCCGGGGTAGGTCCTCATCACGCGGTCATTGTGGCATCGGCCACGCGGGCTGGACGCGCAGTGCCGGGCCGCGCCGCAGCCTCCCCGTACACTGGCGCCAGACCTCGTCACAGGAGAATCCATGAGCAACGTCCCATTCTGGGGTCCGGACTTCGGCCGGCTCGAAGCTGAGGACCCGGAGATCGCAGGGATCCTGCTGAGCGAACTCGACCGGCTGCGCAGCGGCCTGCAGTTGATCGCCAGCGAGAACTTCACCAGCCCCGCGGTCCTGGCGGCGCTCGGCTCCACGCTGAGCAACAAGTACGCCGAGGGCTACCCCGGCCGGCGCTACTACGGCGGCTGCGCCGAGGTGGACAAGGCCGAGACCATCGGCATCGAGCGGGCGAAGGCCCTCTTCGGCGCCGATCACGCCAATCTGCAGCCGCACTCCGGTGCCTCCGCGAACATCGCGGTGTACGGGGCGTTCGTCAAGCCGGGGGAGAAGGTGCTCGCGATGAGCCTTCCCCACGGCGGCCACCTCACCCACGGCACGAAGGTGTCGTTCTCCGGGAAGTGGTTCGACGCGGTGCACTACGGGGTGAATCCCGAGACCGAGGACATCGACTACGACCAGGTCCGGGACCTGGCCCGGGAGCACCAGCCCAGGATGATCATCTGCGGCGGTTCGGCGATCCCGCGACTCATCGACTTCGCCGCCTTCCGGGAGATCGCCGACGAGGTCGGGGCGATCCTCATGGTCGACGCGGCCCACTTCATCGGCCTGGTGGCCGGTGGGGCCATCCCCAGCCCCGTTCCCTTCGCCGACGTCGTGACCTTCACCACGCACAAGGTTCTGCGCGGCCCGCGAGGCGGCATGATCCTGGCCACCTCCGAGCACGCGGCGGCCATCGACAAGGCGGTGTTCCCGATGATGCAGGGCGGCCCGCTCATGCACGCGGTGGCGGCCAAGGCCGTGGCGCTGAAGGAAGCGGCCACCCCGGCGTACCAGCAGTACGCGCGCGATGTCATCAGCAACGCCCAGGCCCTCACAGCCGGGTTGGAGGCCGAGGGCATGCGCGCGGTGACTGGTGGCACCGACACCCACCTGGCCCTGCTCGACCTGCAGGCACTGGGGGTCACCGGGGCGCAGGCCGAGCAGCGCTGCGATGCCGCGGGGATCGTGCTGAACAAGAACGCCATCCCGTTCGACCCGCAACCGCCGAGCGTGGCCAGCGGGATCCGCGTGGGCTCGCCGAGTGTGACCACCCAGGGCATGGGCGTCACCGAGATGAAGGAGATCGCCTCCCTGATCGCACGGGCCGTGCGGGAGCCGGACGCAGCTGACGAGGTACGGGCCGGGGTTGACACCCTGGTGCGGGCGTTCCCCGCCTACCCGGCCGGCTGAGCCACCGGTCGTGCGCGAGTACCTGGTCTGCTTCCTCGTCGCCGCAGCCGTCACCTACCTGCTGACGCCGCCGGTGCGCAGGCTGGCCATCCGTGCCCGGGCCATGGCCGAGGTGCGCGACCGGGACATCCACGCCACACCCACCCCGCGCTGGGGTGGGCTGGCCATGTACGGAGGCTTCCTCGCCGGGCTGCTCATCGCGAGCAAGTTGCCCGGGATGACCGTGGTGTTCGAGGGCAGCCGGCAACCGCTGGCACTCGTTGTCGGCTCCACCCTGATCGTCGGACTGGGCCTGCTGGACGACCGCTACGGCCTGGACGCGCCCACGAAGTTCGCCGGGCAGGCGCTGGCGGCTGGCTCGATGGCGTTCCTGGGCATCCAGATGGTGTGGCTGCCGATCGGCGGGACGCTGGTCCTCGACCCGCTGACCAGCGTGCTGCTCACCGTGCTGTTCGTGGTCCTCACCATCAACGCCGTCAACTTCGTCGACGGCCTCGACGGCCTGGCCGCCGGGATCGTGGGTATCGCCGCGACCGCGTTCTTCGTCTACGCCTTCCTGCTCTCCGTGGACTTCGGCTTCGACCGGGCGACCCTGGCGGCCCTGATCTGTGCGCTGCTGGCGGGCATGTGCGTGGGGTTCCTGCCGCACAACCTCAACCCCGCGAAGCTGTTCATGGGGGACACCGGCTCCATGCTCATCGGCCTGCTGCTGGCGGCCAGTGCGATCACCCTGTCCGGTCGGGTCGACCCCAGTGCCGTGCGTGGGGAGCTGCTCCTGCCGGCGATCCTGCCGTTGCTATTGCCACTGGCGGTGATCGCGGTGCCGCTGCTCGACGTGGCGATGGCCGTGGTGCGCCGGACGCGTCGCGGCCGCAGCCCGTTCGCCCCGGACAAGGAGCATCTGCACCACCGGCTGCTGGAACTCGGTCACTCCCAGCGTCGTGCGGTCGGTCTGATGTACGCGTGGACGGCCCTCATCGCCTTCTCCGCGGTTGCGGTGGCACTGATCCCGTGGCCGATGGCCCTGGTCATCTTCCTGCTCGGGCTGGGGGGCCTGGCGTTGCTCGTCTCGCGGCCGGCAGGGGCCGCGTCCCGGCGATAAGCCCGGTTTACTCTCCGGTTACAGTGGAGGGACATGAATCCCGATTCCCCTGTTGCGGCCCGGACCATCGTGCGTCCGGCGATTGGAACTGTGGTGGCCGGCCTGATCGGCACAGTGTGGGGCGGGATCGTCGCCGGTAGTGCCGGCGTGGCGGCGGGGATCATGGCCACCGTCGTCGTGCTCCTGTTCTTCGGCCTCGGCCAATTGGCTGTGCAGAGGGTGATTGCCAACAACCCGGCGATGGGGCTCAACGTCGCGCTGGGGGTGTACCTCGGGCAGATCCTGGTGCTGTTCATCCTGCTGCTGGCCCTGCGCGATGCGACATTCTTCGATCCCAAGGTCTTCGCGGGCACCATCGTGGCCTGCGCCCTGGTCTGGACCGCGCTGATCGTGGTCGGCCTGTCGGCGCGGCCCCGCACCTACGTGGAGCCCGAGTCTACCCTGGGCCTCTCCGACGATCCTGAGGTCGTTTCCCGGCTGCGGAAGAACGGCTCGTGAAGGCGCGGGCCGACCACGGGACGGCGTGGGGGTGCTGGTAACTTGAGCCAGGACATGAGAGTTCCGAAGACCGACCGTGAGACGCCCAACGTCGCATGGTCAGTGATGAACAACCTCATCGCCGGGATCCTCGTTTACGGGGGATTGGGCTACCTCATCGGGCTCTGGCTCGGTAACGCCCTCCGTCGGTCTGGCCATCGGTACCGTCGTCGGGCTCGTGGCGAGCACGGTCTTGATCATCTTCCGCCTGCGGCAGTTGGATGGCGGTCCTCACACACAGCGGGAGGCGTAGTGCTGGGCGCAGTCGTTCCGATGTCCGAAGTGGAGCCGGGGTGCCACCTCGGGTCCGGGTGCGGATTCCCCGCCCCTGATGCCTCGATCTTCGAGATCGAGCCCTACTTCGGCAACTTCACCAAGCCGGTGTTCCTGTTGCTGCTCGGCTCGCTGCTCATCATCATCTTCTTCCTGGCAGCCTTCCGCCGGCCGCAGTTGATCCCCAGCAAGTTGCAGAGCATCGGGGAGATGGGCTACCTGTTCATCCGCGACGGGATCAGCCGTGAGGTGATCGGCAAGGACGGCGACCGCTTCGTGCCGCTGCTGTTCACCATCTTCTTCTTCGTGTGGATCGGGAACCTGTGGGGCATCATCCCCGGTGCCCAGTTCCCGGTGAACTCCCGGTTCGCCTTCCCAGTGGGCCTGGCGATCACCGTGTGGGTCATCTACATGTACCTCGGGATGCGCCACCAGGGCCCGTTGAAGTTCTTCACCAACATGATGTTCCCGCCGGGGATGCCCAAGCCGATCTACGTGATCCTGGCGCCGATCGAGTTGATCTCCAACATCGTGGTCCGCCCGGTCACGCTGTCGATCCGGTTGTTCGCCAACATGTTCGCCGGTCACCTGCTGCTGACGGTGTTCACCGTGGCGGCGTTCTACCTGGCCAGCCCCTCGGTCATCGGGATCCTGGGCTCGGCCACCTCGTTCCTGATGACGGTGATCTTCACCGCCTTCGAGGCCCTGATCCAGGCCTTGCAGGCCTATATCTTCACGCTGCTGACCGCGGTGTACATCGCCGGATCACTGCACGCCGAACACTGACCGCACAACAACAGACGTACCCCCTGCCAGGGGGTCCGAGAGGAGAAGGAACCGACATGGTGGACCTGATTGCCGAAATGACCGGCTCAGTGGGAAGTATCGGATACGGCCTGGCCGCCATCGGCCCCGGCATCGGTATCGGCATCATCTTCGGTAACGGTGTGCAGGCCATCGCACGCCAGCCCGAGGCGTACGGTGTCATCCGCCAGAACATGCTGCTGGGCTTCGCGCTGGCCGAGGCGCTCGCGCTGCTGGGCTTCGTGGCCCCGTTCGTCTTCGGTACGTGAGGCAAACATGACCTGGATGCTTGCTGCCGAAGAAGGCGGAAGCAACGTCCTGCGTATCCCGATGTTCGAGTTCGTCATCGGGCTCGCGGCGTTCTTCATCGTGTTCGGGGTGCTGGCGAAGATGGCCCTGCCGAAGATCAAGCAGACGCTCGAGGAGCGGGCTGACGCGATCGAGGGCGGGATCAAGCGCGCGGAGGAGGCGCAGGCCGAGGCCCAGCGCACCCTTGAGCAGTACCAGGAGCAGATGGCTGCTGCCCGTGCCGAAGTTGCGGAGATTCGCCAGCAGGCCGAGGCGGAGCGCGCAACGGTCATGGAGGAGGCGCGCAAGGCTGCTGAGGTGCAGGCCCAGCAGATCGCTGCCAACGCTACCGCCCAGATCGAGGCGGAGAAGGCGAAAGCACTGTCCGAACTGCGACGCTCCATGGGTGGCGTGGCCACCGACCTCGCCGGCCGGATCGTGGGTGAGTCCATGACCGACGACGCTCGTGCATCCTCCGTGGTCGACCGCTTCATCGCTGAGTTGGAACAAGCCGGCCAGAACGGCGGGCAGAACTGATGATCGGGGCCAGTCGCACGTCCCGGGCGGCGCTGCGGGAGGCCGTGGACGCGCGCTTCGACAGCGCCGACGCGGCGGCCCTGGCCGACGACGGCCAAGCGGTGCTGTCATTCGCGGCTCTGCTGGGACGTGAACGGACTCTGCGGCAGACGGTGGCCGACCCGGCGCTCGACGCCGATGCCAAGCGCGGCCTGCTGCAGCGCCTGCTCGAGGGCAAGGTGACCTCCGGGGCGTTCCACCTCATCGTGGAGACGGTCAGCAAGCGCTGGTCGACCGACCGCGACATGGTCGACGCCATGGACGAGGCGGGTGCCGGCCTGCTGCTCATGTCCGCGGAGAAGGGCGGCCGTCTCGACCGGGTCGAGGAGGAGATCTTCCGCTTCGGCCGGATCATCGATTCTCACCCCGACCTGCAGATGGCGCTGACGAACCCGGCTGTGGATGAGGCCAGCAAGGCGGCCATCACCGCACAGTTGCTCGATGACAAAGCGGACCCGCTGACGGTGCGGCTGCTGCAGACCGCCACCACTGAACTGCACGGCCGGCCCGTGCAGATCGCGGTCGCGGACCTGAGTGCGCTGGCAGCGCAACGGCGCGGCCGGGTGGTCGCAGAGGTGCGCACCGCCATCCCGCTGTCGCCGGAGCAGTCGTCCCGGCTGACTGCGGCACTGCGGAGCATCCATCACCGCGACGTCCAGCTCAACGTCACCGTCGACCCCTCCATCGTGGGTGGTGTGGAGGTCCGGGTCGGCGACGAAGTGATCGATGGAACCCTTTCCACCCGTATTGAGTCGGCGCGCCGCCGGCTCACCCACTGACGAAGAACTAGCACGAGAGGCACCGACATGACCGAACTTTCGATTTCGGCCGACGAGATCCGCGCCGCGATCGAGGCCAACGTCTCGACTTTCGCTCCGGAGAACGCCCGCGAGGAGGTCGGCCGCGTCGTCGAGACCGGTGACGGCATCGCCCGGGTGGAGGGTCTGCACTCCGCCATGGCCAATGAGCTGCTGGAGTTCGAAGGCGGCCTGCTCGGCGTGGCGCTGAACCTCGACGTTCGCGAGATCGGTGTCGTGCTGCTCGGTGACGCCAGCGGCGTCGAGGAGGGCCAGACGGTTCGCCGCACCGGCCGCGTGCTCTCGGTGCCTGTGGGTGACGGTTTCCTCGGGCGGGTGGTCGACCCGCTGGGCAACCCGATCGACGGCCTCGGTGACATCACCGCGGAGACCGACCGCGCCCTGGAACTGCAGGCGCCGACAGTCGTGCAGCGGCAGCCTGTGAAGGAACCCATGCTCACCGGCCTGAAGGCCGTCGACGCCATGACCGCGATCGGCCGTGGCCAGCGCCAGCTGATCATCGGTGACCGCCAGACCGGCAAGACCGCCATCGCGCTCGACACGATCCTCAACCAGAAGTCCAACTGGGAGTCCGGCGACCCGAAGAAGCAGGTCAAGTGCATCTACGTCGCGATCGGGCAGAAGGGCTCGACCATCGCGGCGGTACGCGGGGCGCTCGAGGAGTACGGCGCGCTGGAGTACACCACGATCGTCGCGGCCCCGGCCTCGGACTCTGCCGGCTTCAAGTACCTCGCGCCGTACACCGGCTCGGCCATCGGCCAGCACTGGATGTACAACGGCCAGCACGTGCTGATCATCTTCGATGACCTGTCGAAGCAGGCCGAGGCCTACCGCGCCGTGTCGCTGCTGCTGCGCCGCCCGCCGGGCCGTGAGGCGTACCCCGGTGACGTCTTCTACCTGCACTCCCGCCTGCTCGAGCGCTGCGCCAAGCTCTCCGACGAGCTGGGCGGCGGCTCGATGACCGGCCTGCCGATCATCGAGACCAAGGCCAACGACGTGTCGGCCTACATCCCGACCAACGTCATCTCCATCACAGACGGCCAGTGCTTCCTGGAGTCCGACCTGTTCAACTCCGGTGTGCGCCCGGCCATCAACGTCGGCATCTCGGTGTCCCGCGTCGGCGGGTCCGCGCAGCCGAAGGCCATCCGCAAGGTGGCGGGCAGTCTGCGGCTGGACCTGGCCCAGTTCCGCGAGCTCGAGGCATTCGCCGCCTTCGGCTCCGACCTGGACAAAGCCTCGAAGGCGCAGTTGGAGCGCGGCTCCCGGCTGGTGGAGTTGCTCAAGCAGCCGCAGTACAAGCCGTTCTCCATGGAGCGCACCGCGGTGTCGATCTGGGCCGGTACCACCGGGCAGCTCGACGACGTGCCGCTTGAGGACATCCGTCGCTTCGAGTCCGAGTTCCTGGACAACGTGGAGTCGCAGCACGGCGGCGTGCTGGCCGCCATCCGGGAATCCGGTGAGTTCTCCGACGAGTCGCTCGGCGCCCTCGAGAAGGCCATCGACGCCTTCAAACGGACCTTCATGACCAGCGAGGGTCACCTGCTGGTCAAGGATGTCCCGGTGGAGGCGTTGCCGGAGGAGGACATCCACGTCGCCACGGTGACCCGTCAGGTGCGCGGCTGAGCCATGGGTGCCCAACTACGCGTCTTCCGCCGCAGGATCAAGTCGGTCCAGGCGACGAAGAAGATCACGAAGGCGATGGAGCTGATCGCGTCCTCGCGGATCGTGAAGGCCCAGCAGCAGGTGCAGGCGACCGAGCCCTACGCCCGGGAACTGCTGCGCGCCGTGGGACTCGCCGCGTCCCACACCAAGGGCCACCACCCGCTGACCGCCAAGGCCCGGCTGCAGCAGCGAGCCGCCATGTTGCTGGTCACCGCCGACCGTGGTCTGGCCGGCGCGTACTCGGTGAACGCCATCAAGGAGGGCGAGCAGCTCACCGAGTTGCTGCGCACCGAGCGGAACATGGAGGTCGTGCCCTTCATCGTCGGGCGCAAAGGGTTGGCGTTCTACAAGTTCCGCGACCGCGAGGTCGCCGGGAGTGGACCGGTTTCACCGACGCGCCGACGCTGGAGGACGCCAAGCCGATCGCGAAGGCGTTGCTGGAACGCTTCGTCATGAGGACCGAAGAGGGCGGCGCCGACGAGATCCACATCGTCTTCACCCGGTACTGGAACCGGGGCCGCCAGGAGGTGCAGGTCCTGCGCATCCTGCCGCTGGAGGTCGTCGAGGAGGTCGTGGACACCTCCGCCTCGACGATCACCGGCGGTGACAATGCCGGCGGTACCCCGGTGTGGCCGCTGTACGACTTCGAGCCCAGCCCCGAGGAGGTGCTGGACGCCCTGCTGCCCAAGTACGTCGAGTACCTCGTGTACGCGGCGCTGCTGCAGGCGTCGGCATCTGAGCACGCGGCCCGCCAGCGGGCCATGAAGTCGGCCACGGACAACGCCGACGACCCTCATGAAGTCCCTTACCCGTCAAGCCAACCAGGCCCGCCAGGCCGAGATCACCCAGGAAATCAGCGAGATCGTCGGTGGTGCCGACGCGCTGGCCTCCGCAACCTCAGGGAGCTGAAACCCATGACCGCGACCCAGGACACGACCACTGGCGTCGGCCGCGTAGCCCGCGTCACCGGCCCCGTCGTCGACGTTGAGTTCCCGGCAGAGCAGATGCCGGAGTTGTTCAACGCGCTGCACGTCGACGTCACGTTCGACGCCGGTGAGGGTGACATCGAGCACCGCGTGCTGACCCTTGAGGTGGCGCAACACATCGGCGACAACATGGTCCGCGCGATTTCCATGCAGCCGACCGACGGCCTCGTGCGAGGGGCCGCGGTCCGCGACACCGGCGACGCCATCACGGTGCCCGTCGGCGACGCGACCCTCGGCCACGTGTGGAACACCCTGGGCAAGCCCCTGGACGTCGAGGAGTCCTCCCTGCAGATCACCGAGCGGCGCGGCATCCACGCGCCGGCACCCAGTTTCGACCAACTCGAGTCGAAGACCGAGGTGTTCTGGACCGGCATCAAGGTCATCGACCTGCTGACCCCGTACGTCAAGGGCGGCAAGATCGGGCTGTTCGGTGGCGCGGGCGTCGGCAAGACGGTCCTCATCCAGGAGATGATCAACCGCGTCGCCGAGCAGTTCTCCGGTGTGTCGGTGTTCGCCGGTGTCGGCGAGCGCACCCGTGAGGGCAACGACCTCTTCCTGGAGATGACCGAGTCCGGCGTCATCAACAAGACCGCCCTGGTGTTCGGCCAGATGGACGAGCCGCCGGGCACCCGCCTGCGCGTCGCGCTCACCGCGCTGACGATGGCGGAGTACTTCCGGGACGTGCAGAAGCAGGACGTGCTGCTGTTCATCGACAACATCTTCCGGTTCACTCAGGCCGGGTCCGAGGTGTCCACGCTGCTGGGCCGCATGCCGTCGGCGGTGGGCTACCAGCCGACCCTGGCCGACGAGATGGGTCAACTGCAGGAGCGGATCACGTCGACGCGCGGTCACTCGATCACCTCGCTGCAGGCGATCTACGTGCCCGCAGACGACCTGACCGACCCGGCGCCGGCGACGACGTTCGCCCACCTCGACGCCACCACGACGTTGAGCCGGCCGATCTCCGAGCTGGGTATCTACCCGGCCGTGGACCCGCTGGACTCGACCTCGCGGATCCTGGACCCGCGGTACATCGGAGACGACCACTACGCTGTGGCGGCCCGGGTCAAGGAGATCCTGCAGCGCTACAAGGACCTGCAGGACATCATCGCGATCCTCGGCATCGACGAGCTCTCCGAAGAGGACAAGATCCTCGTCAACCGGGCCCGTCGCATCCAGCGCTTCCTCAGCCAGAACATGTTCGTCGCCGAGGCCTTCACCGGCCAGCCTGGCTCGTTCGTGCCCGTGGAGGAGACCATCGCCTCCTTCAAGGCGCTGGCTGACGGCGACTACGACCACATCCCGGAGCAGGCGTTCTTCATGTGCGGTGGGATCGAGGACGTCGAGCGCAACGCGGCGAAGTTGGCCAAGTAGTCATGGCGAGCCTCAATGTCGCGATGGTGTCGACCCGGCGCAATGTCTGGGAGGGCGAGGCGTCGCTGGTCGTGCTGCGCACCCTGGATGGCGAGATCGGGTTGATGCCCGGTCACTCCCCGATGATGGGGATGCTGGCTGACGGTCCGATCCTCATCCGCCCGACCGAGGGTGAGGACCTGCGGGCGTACATCCACGAGGGTTTCGCCACGATGGACGGCAACCGCGTCATCATCCTGGCCGAGTGGCTCGAGTTGGCCGGCGAGATCGACGTCCGGCAGGCCGAGCAAGAGCTTGAGGCGGCTCGGGCCAAGGGCACCGAGGCCGAGGTCCGCAAGCAGGAGGGCCGGCTGCAGGTCGCAGTGGGTCCGCGCCACCACTAGTCCCGCCCGCCCGCGCCTTTGTGACGAAGGTGCGGCCCTAAGAAGTCCGTTTGTGACGAAGGTGCGGGGTCTCCCCGCCGGAGACCCCGCACCTTCGTCGCATTGCGACGATGGTGTCTCGCACCTTCGCCACAATCACCCTGTCCACCCTCGGGTCCGCATGACGCGTTCCACTTGGTCGACGGAAGCGTGAAGGTCCC
This genomic window from Micrococcales bacterium contains:
- a CDS encoding F0F1 ATP synthase subunit alpha, which encodes MTELSISADEIRAAIEANVSTFAPENAREEVGRVVETGDGIARVEGLHSAMANELLEFEGGLLGVALNLDVREIGVVLLGDASGVEEGQTVRRTGRVLSVPVGDGFLGRVVDPLGNPIDGLGDITAETDRALELQAPTVVQRQPVKEPMLTGLKAVDAMTAIGRGQRQLIIGDRQTGKTAIALDTILNQKSNWESGDPKKQVKCIYVAIGQKGSTIAAVRGALEEYGALEYTTIVAAPASDSAGFKYLAPYTGSAIGQHWMYNGQHVLIIFDDLSKQAEAYRAVSLLLRRPPGREAYPGDVFYLHSRLLERCAKLSDELGGGSMTGLPIIETKANDVSAYIPTNVISITDGQCFLESDLFNSGVRPAINVGISVSRVGGSAQPKAIRKVAGSLRLDLAQFRELEAFAAFGSDLDKASKAQLERGSRLVELLKQPQYKPFSMERTAVSIWAGTTGQLDDVPLEDIRRFESEFLDNVESQHGGVLAAIRESGEFSDESLGALEKAIDAFKRTFMTSEGHLLVKDVPVEALPEEDIHVATVTRQVRG
- the atpD gene encoding F0F1 ATP synthase subunit beta → MTATQDTTTGVGRVARVTGPVVDVEFPAEQMPELFNALHVDVTFDAGEGDIEHRVLTLEVAQHIGDNMVRAISMQPTDGLVRGAAVRDTGDAITVPVGDATLGHVWNTLGKPLDVEESSLQITERRGIHAPAPSFDQLESKTEVFWTGIKVIDLLTPYVKGGKIGLFGGAGVGKTVLIQEMINRVAEQFSGVSVFAGVGERTREGNDLFLEMTESGVINKTALVFGQMDEPPGTRLRVALTALTMAEYFRDVQKQDVLLFIDNIFRFTQAGSEVSTLLGRMPSAVGYQPTLADEMGQLQERITSTRGHSITSLQAIYVPADDLTDPAPATTFAHLDATTTLSRPISELGIYPAVDPLDSTSRILDPRYIGDDHYAVAARVKEILQRYKDLQDIIAILGIDELSEEDKILVNRARRIQRFLSQNMFVAEAFTGQPGSFVPVEETIASFKALADGDYDHIPEQAFFMCGGIEDVERNAAKLAK
- a CDS encoding F0F1 ATP synthase subunit epsilon, with product MASLNVAMVSTRRNVWEGEASLVVLRTLDGEIGLMPGHSPMMGMLADGPILIRPTEGEDLRAYIHEGFATMDGNRVIILAEWLELAGEIDVRQAEQELEAARAKGTEAEVRKQEGRLQVAVGPRHH